A region of Thermodesulfobacteriota bacterium DNA encodes the following proteins:
- a CDS encoding YggS family pyridoxal phosphate-dependent enzyme — MEIAENLKIIRERIERAAKRAGRNPEEIRLLAVTKEVDPERIIEATRCGVDIFGENYAQELRDKHDIVEKALEKKIKWHFIGRLQKNKVKYILGRVELIHSLDSLSVAEEINKRAEKLGIKVPVLLEVNIGGEEAKGGIRPEQVESFLLELRRFSHITVEGLMTMPPYFDKPEMARPYFIQLRKLRERLISGFPSLKELSMGMSGDFEVAVEEGATIVRIGTAIFGPRKETLAAN, encoded by the coding sequence ATGGAAATAGCCGAAAATCTGAAAATCATACGAGAGAGAATTGAAAGGGCCGCTAAAAGGGCTGGAAGGAACCCGGAGGAGATAAGGCTTCTCGCCGTCACCAAGGAGGTTGACCCGGAGAGGATAATAGAGGCCACTAGATGCGGAGTTGATATATTTGGAGAAAACTACGCACAGGAGCTTAGGGATAAGCACGATATAGTCGAAAAAGCCCTCGAAAAAAAAATCAAATGGCACTTCATAGGCCGTCTCCAGAAGAATAAAGTTAAATACATTTTGGGTAGAGTGGAGCTTATTCATTCTCTGGATAGCCTTTCGGTTGCTGAAGAGATAAACAAGAGGGCCGAAAAATTGGGAATAAAAGTACCGGTTCTCCTCGAAGTAAACATCGGAGGAGAAGAGGCAAAGGGTGGAATCAGGCCGGAGCAGGTGGAGAGCTTTCTGTTAGAGCTGAGGAGGTTTTCTCATATCACCGTGGAAGGACTCATGACCATGCCTCCCTATTTTGACAAACCGGAGATGGCAAGGCCCTATTTTATACAGCTTAGAAAACTTAGAGAGAGGCTTATCTCCGGATTCCCAAGCCTCAAAGAACTTTCCATGGGGATGAGCGGGGATTTTGAGGTGGCCGTCGAAGAAGGGGCCACAATCGTCAGGATTGGAACGGCAATTTTTGGGCCGAGGAAAGAAACATTGGCCGCGAATTAA
- a CDS encoding DUF167 domain-containing protein: MAGSKEGPTIIIEVQVQPKSSRDEITAYQSGRIKIRVTAPPEGGKANERLKEIIAEEFGVSKSGVEIVKGQKSRLKIIKISGISQGEYDSFVKRLTD, encoded by the coding sequence ATGGCAGGTTCAAAAGAAGGACCCACTATCATCATCGAAGTCCAGGTTCAACCGAAGTCATCTCGTGACGAGATAACCGCTTATCAGAGCGGAAGAATAAAAATAAGGGTTACTGCCCCTCCTGAAGGAGGAAAAGCAAACGAGAGACTTAAAGAAATCATTGCTGAGGAATTCGGTGTTTCAAAATCAGGGGTGGAGATAGTGAAGGGACAGAAGTCGAGATTAAAGATTATTAAAATATCGGGAATCAGCCAGGGAGAATATGATTCGTTTGTGAAAAGATTGACAGATTAA
- the proC gene encoding pyrroline-5-carboxylate reductase has translation MQMKIGFIGAGNMAEALVKGLLSSDVFKNDQIIMSDVVTERLNFISSQYHVRTTSNNNEVAKSSDLVVLAVKPNLIGVVLDEIKTLLTSRKILISIAAGITTSFISRFIKKKTKIARVMPNTPALVLAGASVVYCNSLITREEREKIKHIFQSIGVVHIIENEELLDAVTGLSGSGPAYVAMFIEALSDGGVKMGLSRDMALNLAAQTVYGTAKMVLESGIHPAELKDKVSSPGGTTIEGIKELEVHGLRGSVISAVESATRRSKELSKGGK, from the coding sequence ATGCAGATGAAGATCGGTTTCATAGGCGCGGGTAATATGGCTGAGGCTCTGGTGAAAGGACTTTTGTCGTCGGATGTGTTCAAGAATGACCAAATCATCATGAGTGATGTAGTAACTGAAAGACTAAACTTCATATCGTCTCAATACCACGTTAGAACCACATCGAATAATAATGAAGTTGCTAAATCATCGGACCTCGTAGTACTCGCCGTGAAGCCGAATCTGATCGGTGTAGTCCTCGACGAGATAAAAACACTTCTAACTTCCAGAAAGATTCTCATCTCCATTGCTGCCGGCATTACCACTTCTTTTATCTCTCGGTTTATAAAAAAGAAAACAAAGATAGCTCGAGTGATGCCCAACACGCCAGCCTTGGTGCTCGCCGGGGCTTCGGTAGTCTATTGTAATTCTCTAATAACCAGAGAGGAAAGGGAGAAGATTAAGCACATCTTCCAATCCATAGGGGTCGTCCACATTATAGAGAATGAGGAACTATTAGACGCAGTTACCGGTCTTAGCGGCAGCGGCCCGGCCTATGTGGCTATGTTCATAGAGGCGCTTTCCGACGGCGGCGTCAAAATGGGGCTTTCCAGAGATATGGCCCTTAACCTGGCTGCCCAGACTGTCTACGGAACCGCCAAAATGGTGCTCGAAAGCGGCATTCATCCCGCCGAGCTTAAGGACAAGGTTTCATCCCCCGGAGGGACGACCATAGAAGGGATAAAAGAACTAGAAGTACATGGATTAAGAGGTAGCGTAATCTCCGCTGTCGAGTCCGCTACCCGACGCTCAAAAGAACTATCCAAGGGAGGAAAATAA
- a CDS encoding Maf family protein — protein sequence MIGADTIVVVDEEILGKPRNKEEAKYMLERISGREHQVITAFSIVKPKREILHRETAESRVRIKTLAPWEIEGYIKTGEPMDKAGAYGAQGVGAFMIEEIKGSYTNVVGLPLSQLVDALTKLGILKLFEEDGNSRKSENHTREN from the coding sequence GTGATTGGCGCAGATACAATTGTAGTTGTTGATGAAGAAATACTGGGCAAGCCCAGGAATAAAGAAGAGGCTAAATATATGCTTGAGAGGATTTCGGGGAGGGAGCACCAGGTCATTACCGCCTTCTCCATCGTAAAGCCAAAAAGGGAGATTCTGCACAGGGAGACTGCAGAGAGCAGGGTCAGGATTAAAACCCTTGCACCATGGGAAATAGAAGGTTACATTAAAACCGGCGAACCGATGGATAAAGCGGGAGCCTATGGCGCTCAGGGTGTGGGAGCGTTCATGATAGAGGAAATAAAAGGCTCTTACACCAATGTCGTAGGGCTTCCTCTTTCCCAGCTAGTCGACGCACTCACAAAACTGGGAATTCTAAAGTTGTTTGAAGAAGATGGAAATAGCCGAAAATCTGAAAATCATACGAGAGAGAATTGA
- a CDS encoding Maf family protein produces the protein MYKKIILASSSPRRKELLAKLGIEFEVIPPFVDEVPLKDESPADFALRVSTEKTSVRGPGSREQLRSDWRRYNCSC, from the coding sequence ATGTATAAGAAGATAATCCTCGCATCATCATCTCCCAGAAGAAAGGAACTCCTCGCGAAACTGGGAATAGAATTTGAGGTTATTCCCCCCTTCGTGGACGAAGTTCCGCTCAAGGACGAATCACCGGCCGATTTTGCGCTCAGAGTTTCAACGGAAAAAACCTCTGTCCGTGGCCCAGGGTCTAGAGAGCAATTGCGTAGTGATTGGCGCAGATACAATTGTAGTTGTTGA
- a CDS encoding YggT family protein has translation MFILGNFVMAIALALHYILYIYMWIIIIRVVISWVNPDPYNPIVSFLYKATEPVLRHARRVIPPLGGIDLSPILVFVAIYFLDTFLVGSLSELGARIKSGNF, from the coding sequence ATGTTCATTCTTGGGAATTTCGTTATGGCCATAGCACTAGCACTGCATTACATACTGTACATCTACATGTGGATTATAATCATAAGGGTAGTTATTTCCTGGGTAAACCCGGACCCTTATAACCCCATAGTGAGTTTTCTTTATAAAGCCACGGAACCAGTGCTTAGACATGCAAGGAGGGTCATACCGCCACTAGGTGGAATAGACCTCTCTCCTATTTTGGTTTTCGTAGCAATATATTTTCTGGATACGTTTCTGGTGGGAAGCCTATCGGAGTTGGGAGCCAGGATAAAATCGGGAAACTTTTAG